In Halobacteroides halobius DSM 5150, the genomic window TCAACTAAAGCAGCCTAAGCAAGTGTTAGTTGGCTTTGCAGCTGAAACTAATAATTTATTGCAGTATGCTAAAGAAAAGTTAGAGGCTAAAAATGCTGATTTAATAGTTGCTAATGATATTACAGGGGCTGATATAGGATTTGGAGCTTCTGATAATCAAGTTACAATTATTAGTACTAAAAGTAAGCGAAAAATTCCTCAGGCTAATAAACTAAAAATTGCTACTCAAATTTTAGATGAGGTTAGTAAGCTATTAGAGGAGGAAAAATAATGAAAGAAGTTGAAGTAGAAAGCTTTAAATTGGATCATAGAAAGGTAGATGCTCCTTATGTTAGAGAAGCTGGGAAGATTATAACCCCTAGTGGAGATGTAATAAAAAAATATGATTTAAGGTTAATGCAGCCTAATCAAGGGGCAATTTCTACAGCAGCATTGCATAGTCTAGAGCATTTATTAGCTAAGTATATGAGACAAAGAATAGATAATATTATTGATTTATCTCCAATGGGGTGTCGAACTGGTTTTTATTTAAGTAAAATTGGAGAGACTAGCCTTGAAACAATAGAGGAAGCTTTAGTTACTTCTTTACAAGAAGTATTAGCAACTAAAGAAGTTCAAGCTACTACAGCTAAAGAATGTGGAAATTATCGGGATCATTCTTTATTTGGAGCTAAAGAATATGCTCAGCAAGTTTTAGCAGGGTTTAAAGAGTAGTTTCTTGACAATTAATAGTAGTTAAATTATAATTAATGGTAGTATAGTTGTAAGGTAGAAGGTAATTAGTAGAAAATAAAAACCGTAGGGTAGTAGCTAAAGAAGCAAACTATAATTAATTCCTTGGAACCAAGGGATAGCTATGCCCACTTCTTTTGAAGTGGGTTTTTATTATTAAAGGAGGAGTTAAAAAGATGAGTAGGAAAGTAGTTTATTTATTAATTTTATTATTAGTAGTAGGTCAAGTAGTAGGATGTAGTAGTCAAGAGGCCACTAAAGGAGATAAAATAAAAATTGGAATTACTCAAATTGTAGAACACCCTGCTTTAGATGCGGTTAGAAAAGGTTTTATGGATGAATTAGCTAAACAGGGCTATAAAAAGAAAGATGTAGTTTATGATTATCAAAATGCTCAAGGAAATATGTCAACGGCTCAGACTATAGCAACAAATTTGGCCCAAAGTAATTTAG contains:
- a CDS encoding S-ribosylhomocysteine lyase; translated protein: MKEVEVESFKLDHRKVDAPYVREAGKIITPSGDVIKKYDLRLMQPNQGAISTAALHSLEHLLAKYMRQRIDNIIDLSPMGCRTGFYLSKIGETSLETIEEALVTSLQEVLATKEVQATTAKECGNYRDHSLFGAKEYAQQVLAGFKE